In the Mesorhizobium sp. M1D.F.Ca.ET.043.01.1.1 genome, TACCAAGGCGAGCAACGACAGGCGAGACGGCAGACATTACGTGACGGAACTTGATATTGCAGTGCAGCAAGCGTAGAGCACCGCGCGCTTATCGGAGTGTCGTCCATGGCCCTTACCAATGCTGGTAACGAGGCAGAACCTGTCGAACAATCGAGCCATTCTGAGGTCGAGCAGCACAGCACCAAGGCGCTGATGTCGGGCGCACTAGGTGTCGTTTATGGCGATATAGGCACCAGCCCGATCTATGCATTTCGCGAGGCGTTGCATGCATCAGCGGGTGGCAACGTCGCCAGCCGTGGCGACATCCTCGGCGTACTCTCGCTGATCATCTGGTCCCTGACGATCACCGTGACGATCAAATACATCATGTTCGTGCTCCGCGCCGACAATCGAGGCGAGGGCGGAGTGCTGTCGCTTATGGCGCTGGCGCGCAACAGTTTCCCGACCTGCTCTGCGGTGATCCTCGGCATCGGCATCGGCATCGGCATCGTCGGCGCGGCGCTTTTTTTTGGCGACGCCGTCATTACGCCGGCAATCTCGGTACTGTCGGCGGTCGAAGGTATGAATGTCGTCACGCCGACGTTCCAGCCCTATGTGGTGCCGCTGACACTGGCCATCCTGGCGATCGTGTTTGCGGTACAGCGGTTTGGCACCGGCGGCGTAGGATTGGTGTTCGGACCCGTTACCGCGCTGTGGTTCCTGGCCATCGGCCTTTCCGGGCTCAACCACATCATGGACGACCCGGAAATCCTGCTGGCAATCAGCCCGCATTACATCGTGTCGTTCCTGGTCAACTCGCCTGACGTCGCCTTCGTTACGGTTGGTGCAGTCTTCCTCGCCGTCACCGGAGCCGAGGCGCTCTACGCCGACCTCGGCCATTTCGGCCGCAAGCCGATCGTGCTCGCCTGGCTGGCGATCGTGTTCCCTTGTCTGTTGCTCAATTATGTCGGGCAAGGCGCCTTCGTGCTGGCAAATGGCGGCGTTGTCGGTCATCCGTTCTTCGAGATGAACCAGGGCTGGACGCTTATTCCGATGGTCGTGCTTGCCACGGCGGCGACCGTGATCGCCTGCCAGGCGGTGATCTCCGGCGCCTTTTCGCTGACCAGGCAAGCGGTACAGCTCAACATGCTGCCGCGTTTCGTCATCCAGCACACGTCGGAAAAACAGTCGGGCCAGATCTATCTGCCGCGCATCAACCTGATGCTGGCGCTGGTGGTGATGCTGCTGGTGGTCGGCTTCGGCGAATCCAGCCGGCTGGCCTCGGCCTACGGTATTTCGGTGACCGGCAATATGCTGGTGACGAACATACTGCTTTTTGTTGTGATGACGCGCATCTGGAAATGGCCGCTCGGCGTCGCGATAGCCTTAATGGCGGTGTTCGTCTTCATCGATACCGGCTTCTTTGCAGCTAACATCGTCAAGGTATTCGAAGGCGGCTGGGCCTCGCTTGCCATTGCCGCAGTGATCGTGATGACCATGTGGACTTGGATAAGAGGCAGCAGGTATCTATTTGACAAGACGCGCAGGAACCAGATTCCGCTCGATTTCCTTGCGGGCAATCTGTTGAAGAAGAAACCGCAGCTGGTGTCCGGTACGGCCGTGTTCCTGACCAGCGATCCCGCCAGTGCGCCGACCGCGTTGATGCACAGCCTGAAGCACTACAAGGCGCTGCACGAACAGAACGTCATCCTCTCTGTGGTGACGGCGCAGCAGCCCGTGGTGCCCGACAGCGAGCGGATCAAGATGGAAACGATCAATGAGCTGTTCATGCGGGTGACACTGACCTTCGGCTACATGGAACAGCCTAACATCCCGCGTGCGCTGGCGATCTGCCGCAAGCAGGGTTGGAAGTTCGACATCATGACGACGTCCTTCTTCCTGTCGCGTCGCTCGCTCAAGGCGTCACCCAACTCCGGCATGCCGGTGTGGCAGGACAAGCTGTTCATCGGCTTGGCGCGCACGGCCGCCGACGCGACGGAGTATTTCCAGATCCCGACCGGACGTGTGGTCGAGATCGGAACGCAAGTGGCCGTTTAGGTATGCCCGGTTAAGCAGAATCAATTGGCATTTCGCGAGCCGGTGAATGCCTGACCGGGCGGAGGCCACGATGCTTGCGCCAAACTGGGGTCCGGTTCCAGGCCTGAAGCTTCCGGCCCCGAAAGCCGTCCTTTACGCCTGCGATCATTTCCGTTCCGCATTGTCTTGCCGACCCACCAGTCGAGATGCGCTGAAACGACCTCGCCGGGCAGCAACTTATCATTTGAACCTAATCGATGTGCCGCAAGTCCGACCTTCATTCTTCAGTTCACAGGCTAGCGTTGCCAAAATCGGCGTGCCGCCTAACCGGCGCCGCACCGTGACCTGTCAGGATGCTATGCAGGCGCGAGGCAGAAGCTGGCTCGAGGCCGCCGGCCTGGTGCTGGTCCGGCAGCGGCCGGGCTCGGCCAAAGGCTTCATGTTCCTCTGGAGGATGAGACGGGTGCGGCAAACGTCGTCGTCTGGGTCAAGATCTCTCGAGAAATTCCGGCGCGTGCTTCTTGCTTCGGCCATGCTCGGCGTCCGCGGACGCATCCGACGGAAGAGGAGGTGGTGCACCTCGTCGCCCACGAGCTGACCGATCTGTCGGCCGGGCTGGCCAGCGTGGGAAACCGCAAGACGCCGTTTCCGTTGCCGCACGGCCGAGGGACGAGGCTCATCACGGCGGATCGGGCATCGATCCGCGCGGCATGCCGAAGGGGCGCGACATCGTCGATGCAGTATGACCATATCGACCCTATCAAGTTCAAGACGCGTAACTTCCGGTAGCGCTTCCGGAGGCCACTTCAGCAGCATGTTGTGCACACTTTTGTCGGACCCTGTTAACTGCCGATTGGCAGCAGGTCACCCCGTGCCGGATCCCAAATGTCGTCGCTCTCAAGCGCAACGACTGCCCGCACCCTTTTTAAGTCAGCGAGCACCTCCACCGCCGGACGCCGCCCCGTTTCCTGAGCCGCGGCGTAACGGGTGTATTTGTGACTGTCCGGCTCAAACCACTTCAACGATTCCAAAGTAGCCATGGCATCGCCCTTGCGGCTGCGCGTGATGCGAATGATCGGGATCCCATCCTAAGCGCTCGCGTCGAATGGAGACACGCTGCCAACGCTTCATCTGCTCTACCCCATCTTTGTTCCAAGGCGGTCGGATCATCTCAATGAGCCCTGCCTCGGGGTGGCCAAAGCATGCATATTTATCGTTCGGCCCCGCATCGAATTATCATCTGCGATGTGGGACTCGATCTTGGGTTGGCGACGGCTTCGCTCCGGGAGTAGACGTCGGACCACTGATAAGTGCCGGACCTTCTCCACAATTTCTCGGCGGACTCATCGTGAACGCTCGATTGGACGTAAATGCGGTTCGCGGAAACGCAGGTCTGGCCGGCATTGCGGAACTTCGCCTGGACCGCACCGTCAACAGCACCGTCAATGTCGGCATCATCGAAGATGATGAAAGGTGCATTGCCGCCGGTTTCAAGGCTGACCTTCTTGATCTGGTCAGAGCACTGACGCATCAGCAGCCGTCCGACCTCGTTCGAACCGGTAAAGCTGATCTTTGGAATTGGTGCAGAGTTCACGGCCCACGCGATCACCTTCGGACGCATAGATCAGGTTGACCACGCCATCGGGAAAGCCGGCCTGATGGCGAGAGCAAACATTGCACCTAGCCACGCCACGATAAGATCGAGCGCGGCTTCGTTGCGTGCGGGTCTGTGGTCAGTGGAGGGCGGAGGAAAAGCGCTCGGCGTGCTCGCCCTCGCGATACCACTGGTTCGCGCCGGCAAGCGCCAGTTTCTGAGGCAAATCGCCGAACAGCTGGTAGAGCCTTACTCTCAGGGCTTGGCATCTATGTCGCCTACGACCGCCACATGCAGCCCGTCGCGTGCGAAAGCGGCTTTGTGGAAGGCGCTTAGATCGGAGGGCGTTACGCTAGTCAGCCTCCCTTGGGCGGTCTCGAATACGGATGCGTGCGTAGATTCCGCGCCGCCAGGCCAGCTCGGCGATCGCATGAGGTTCGCGCTCATTGGCAATGATTTCGGAGAGAAGCTGGGCGCGTATGCGGTCGAAAAGTGCTGGTGTAGCCGGATGCGGGTCCCGCCGCCGAGAATGTCGGCCAGCAGTCGAGCGCCGCGGCCCCGCACCAGGGACCGCCCATGAATGACTCATGCGAGGCGTCTCAAGGCTGTCCGCGATCCAGCGCCAGATCTCCGCCTCGCCCGAGACGCGCAGAGCTGGCCGGTTGTGCAGGAGCCGTCGGCAATATCCGCCTTCCTCGTTCGGATGGGTAACGCTTGCGATACGGAGTCTTGACTTTGGCAGTCGCTCTGTGACATTACCTATATAAAGTTCGAAAGAAGGCGATATGGATCATGCATAGGTCACAGAGACCCGAATGAAGGCAACGTATAAACGCACCTATTCGCGCTACGCGATGGAAGCGCTTGGCCTTTTCGGTAAGACCATCCGGCTTGGCCGGATGCAGCACCGGTTAACCGCACAGGAGTTAGCCGAGAGAATCGGTGTTTCACGCAGCACCCTGCAGCGCATCGAGAAGGGCGATCCCAAAGTCGAAATCGGACTGATGTTCGAAGCTGCTGCCATTGTCGGTGTGAAGCTGTTCGATGCCGACGGCAATGGCATCACAGCCCTCACAGGCCGCATGGACGATCGCATCGCGCTGCTGCCGAAGCACGTCTACAAGGCCGGCAAGCAGATCGTCGATGAGTTCTAAGGTCCCCAAGTACGACGAAGCCTATGTCTGGGTCTGGCTGCCGGGCGAGACCGCGCCGGTTGTCGCCGGGCGGCTATATGCCCATGACGGACTCGTCAGCTTCAACTATGGCAGGAGCTTTCGTGAACTGGGAAGCGCGATCCCGCTTTATCTCCCGGAACTGCCCCTGAAGGCAGGCGAATTGCCTTTGCTTCCTGGCCTAACCATGCCGGGATGCATCCGCGATGCTGCCCCTGATGCCTGGGGACGACGGGTTATCCTAAACCGCAAATTCGGTGTGAAGGGCGATGAAATCGCGCGGCTCGATATTTCAGAACTGACGTTCTTGCTGGAATCAGGCTCGGACCGCATCGGCGCGCTCGATTTTCAGTTTTCGCCAATGCATTACGAGCCGCGCGCACTGGCCAATGCCACTCTCGAAGAGCTTGTCCAATCGGCGGAGCGGGTAGAGAAAGGTATTCCGCTCACCCCCGAATTAGATCAGGCGCTGCATCACGGCAGCTCGATCGGCGGCGCAAGGCCAAAGGCGCTGATCGAGGGTGACGCCGTCAAGCATGTCGCGAAATTTTCCTCGTCTGCCGACCTTTACAGCGTCGTCAAAGGAGAATTCATAGCCATGCGGCTTGCCGCCTTGTGCGGCATCAGAGCGGCATCCGTCTCGCTCGTTCGCGCCGCAGGCAACGACGTGTTGCTCGTCGAGCGATTCGACCGGATCAAGGTCACGGGCGGCTGGCAACGCAAATCCATGGTCTCAGCGCTGACGATGCTCGCGCTCGATGAGATGATGGCGCGTTACGCCAGCTACCAGGATTTGGCGGAGATCATTCGCCACCGATTCACCGCGCCGTCGGAAACTCTGCGCGAGTTGTTCAGCCGCATTGTCTTCAACATACTTTGCGGCAACACCGACGATCATGCCCGCAACCATGCGGCATTCTGGGACGGCGCTAAGCTCACCCTCACGCCTGCGTACGATATTTGTCCGCAGGCCCGCAGTGGCCAGGAGGCCAGCCAGGCCATGCTCATCAGCGGCAATAACCGCATGAGCCGGATAGCGTCCTGCCTTGAAGCGGCGCATCACTTCCTGCTCAGCGCGCCGGAAGCTCTTGCGATTGTTGAAGGCCAGCTCCGATGCATTGCGGAGAATTGGCCGCGTGTCAGCGAGGAAGCTACGCTATCCGGCACAGATCGCAATCTGTTCTGGGGCCGACAGTTCCTCAATCCCTACGCTTTTACGGCGCTGGAAGGAAGCGCCGACGTTCTCCGCGCTCTGGCTGACGAACTACGCAACAGTGTTCACGCCTGATCCGGCGCTGGATTTCGGACAAGCTCGGCAAGCGCAAGACGCCCACAATATCGACAACCCTTGCCGTGCCAGGACGAAGATTGAACAAACGGCTCTTCAACAGTGACAACGTGCACTGCGGAGAGATGTGGAGCTGACACCGCAAAAGCCCAAGACGCGCGACTTCCCGCGATACAACTCCACATAACTGAGCGTCTACAAGCGGTGCAGCCAGCCAAACATCCAGCCATCAAAGCGATGATCGTCTGATCTTTTGCCGATGACATCACGTCGGGGAAGCCTTGTTCGAGCGCTTGCCGCTTCATATCGATACCGGCCTGGGCGTAGCGCATCGTTAGTTCAGCCCGAGTGGCCTGGCCATCGACTGATGGTGGCGATGTCAACACCCGCCTTGACGAGGTGGATGGCCGTCGTGTCCCGCAAAGGGCGATGATGGATGCTTTTTTCCGCCATGGTGGTTCCTTCGCCCGCAGCCATGTGTGCGCAGCAAGTATGGAACACCGAACCGGGTGAGCAGTGTGGGGCGGTCGTTGCTTTGCTCGGCGGGACAGGGCGATACCAGACGAAGGTCACAATCGAAGATTCAGGATCCCTGAACTCGTGCATCCGTATTGAACATCAGCGAAAACAGAGCGTAATCCCGCTGTCCAGAAGGCGTGCGGCGGACGATACGCGCCAGGACGCTCTTGATTTCCGGGCTCATCGAGATATTCGACAGGTGCCACCCACGCGCCCTCTTGAAGGGAAGTGTCACCACCAGTTGCAGCGTATCCTAATATTCGGGGTGCTCCGAAATCAGGAACCGCGCAAAGGCATCCATCGCCGCCAGCCTTGCATTGCGGGTCGCAACTGCCACGCTCGACCTCAAGTGATGTGAGAAAGCTGCCCATCCTGTCGGTATTGATGTCGGAGACCGCTTCTTTCAAGAATATCTTCCCGCTCTCCCGCGGCATGAGCCCGTGGCATGCTTCGGCCCAATGCTGTGGATTGATGTTTCTTCATGCCACAACCTCGCTGACGAGACCGCCGAAAGCCCCTTCAAAGCGGTCGGTGGCGATCTCTCGCAGCTTTGGAAGGTAGTGCATTGATTTTTCGTGGAATGGGGACCCTGTTTAAAGGGTGATTTTCGTCCAAACGGGACCCTTTAACGATGGGGTCATCAAGATGCCTCCGGCTTGATCGGAGGCATTTGTGTTTTGGATGTTGGTTTTAGAGACGATTGCAAAGATACGTCGGCTGTCGCTGGTCCAGGGGAAGTCGATCAAGGCGATCTGCCGTGAGCTGAAGATCTCGCGCAAGGTGGTGCGCAAGGTCCTGCGTTCTGAGCAGACGGAGTTCCGCTACGAGCGCAAGCACCAGCCCTATCCCCGCATGGGAGCTCGGCGTGAGACGCGGGACCGGCTGCTGTCGGCGAATGCGGCCAAGCCGCAGCGGGAGCGGCTGCCGGTCGCTTCGACGGCTTCCACTGCATTCCCCCGTCGGTGTCGAAGACCTGCACGGTGCGCTTCGACAACAACAAATACTCGGTGCTGTCGAGTGCCGTCGGTCGGCCCGTCGAGATCCATGCTTATGTCGATCGGATCGCATCCGCCAGAGGATGGCGTGGTCGTGGGAGAACACGTTCGCTCCTTTGGCCGCAACGAGGTCGTCTACGATCCCTGGCACACGGCGCGCGCCGTTCCTTAGCTGGGTCGTGCGGTCGGCAATGGAGAAGGTGCGGCGCAGCTCAAGGCGGTTGATGACGTCGACCGGCAGATGGTGTTGATCCTCACCTGGGTGCTGACCGACGGATTGAGCGCGGTCGAGGCCGCCTGTCAGGAAGCCATCGAGCACGGTGCATCGTCGGCGCCGGTGATCCTCAACATCCTGGCCCGCAGCCGCGATCCGGCGCCGGGCACGATCCTTTCCATTCCCCAAGCGCTGAAGCTAGCTCACGAGTGTCGCCGACTGCACCCGCTATGACAGTCTCAGGAGGACAAACAGCCATGGAACGCACCGAGGTACTGGAACTGATGGGAGCGCTGAAGCTCTACGGAATGCGCAGAGCCTATGACGAGATCATGGGCGCGTCGCCATCAAGCGACGGCACGAGCCGCCCAGGATTGTCGGTGATCTCTTGCAGGCCGAGATATCGGAGAAGCAGGCCCGCTCCATCAAATACCAGTTCGCTGTCGCCAAGTTGCCGCTGGCCAAGGACATCGACGACTTCGACTTCGCCGACACGCCGGTCACCCCCTGATGCGCGATCTCGCCCGGCCGCGCCTTCGTCGCCGATCAGCGCAACATCGTCCTGGTCGGCCGCCTTCACGGGTCACCCAACTCGCGCGGAAGGTCGACCGCATTGCGACGGGCGCGTGTCGACTTCCCAACAATGTCAGACAGGAGACGCAACGCTATCGGAGCGATCGCATTGCCCGAAACGATTTTCCCAGTTGGCACGACAATTGCGGTCCTATGCGCAAAAGCAAACTAGACCTGAGAGCCGCACCGCATGAATGTAGCCTCCCAATATCTGCCGCTTGTGGCGCATCACGAAGCCGGGCACGCGGTGGCCGCCATCGTTTTGCACCGTCAGACGTTCGACGACGACCGTGAACTCCCTGCTTTCTCAAGTGTTAGTATTTACCCCGACGCCGGTGACGGAGAGTGCGGTGGTGTTGTCGAAGGCGCGGGTTTTTATTCAGCGCAAGGATTCACCTCGAAGCGAAAGCCGATTTTCGAGGACGATATGGATCGATGTTTGGAACGCGA is a window encoding:
- a CDS encoding helix-turn-helix transcriptional regulator, with protein sequence MKATYKRTYSRYAMEALGLFGKTIRLGRMQHRLTAQELAERIGVSRSTLQRIEKGDPKVEIGLMFEAAAIVGVKLFDADGNGITALTGRMDDRIALLPKHVYKAGKQIVDEF
- a CDS encoding HipA domain-containing protein, giving the protein MSSKVPKYDEAYVWVWLPGETAPVVAGRLYAHDGLVSFNYGRSFRELGSAIPLYLPELPLKAGELPLLPGLTMPGCIRDAAPDAWGRRVILNRKFGVKGDEIARLDISELTFLLESGSDRIGALDFQFSPMHYEPRALANATLEELVQSAERVEKGIPLTPELDQALHHGSSIGGARPKALIEGDAVKHVAKFSSSADLYSVVKGEFIAMRLAALCGIRAASVSLVRAAGNDVLLVERFDRIKVTGGWQRKSMVSALTMLALDEMMARYASYQDLAEIIRHRFTAPSETLRELFSRIVFNILCGNTDDHARNHAAFWDGAKLTLTPAYDICPQARSGQEASQAMLISGNNRMSRIASCLEAAHHFLLSAPEALAIVEGQLRCIAENWPRVSEEATLSGTDRNLFWGRQFLNPYAFTALEGSADVLRALADELRNSVHA
- a CDS encoding potassium transporter Kup, which translates into the protein MALTNAGNEAEPVEQSSHSEVEQHSTKALMSGALGVVYGDIGTSPIYAFREALHASAGGNVASRGDILGVLSLIIWSLTITVTIKYIMFVLRADNRGEGGVLSLMALARNSFPTCSAVILGIGIGIGIVGAALFFGDAVITPAISVLSAVEGMNVVTPTFQPYVVPLTLAILAIVFAVQRFGTGGVGLVFGPVTALWFLAIGLSGLNHIMDDPEILLAISPHYIVSFLVNSPDVAFVTVGAVFLAVTGAEALYADLGHFGRKPIVLAWLAIVFPCLLLNYVGQGAFVLANGGVVGHPFFEMNQGWTLIPMVVLATAATVIACQAVISGAFSLTRQAVQLNMLPRFVIQHTSEKQSGQIYLPRINLMLALVVMLLVVGFGESSRLASAYGISVTGNMLVTNILLFVVMTRIWKWPLGVAIALMAVFVFIDTGFFAANIVKVFEGGWASLAIAAVIVMTMWTWIRGSRYLFDKTRRNQIPLDFLAGNLLKKKPQLVSGTAVFLTSDPASAPTALMHSLKHYKALHEQNVILSVVTAQQPVVPDSERIKMETINELFMRVTLTFGYMEQPNIPRALAICRKQGWKFDIMTTSFFLSRRSLKASPNSGMPVWQDKLFIGLARTAADATEYFQIPTGRVVEIGTQVAV